One Dama dama isolate Ldn47 chromosome 18, ASM3311817v1, whole genome shotgun sequence DNA window includes the following coding sequences:
- the FKBP14 gene encoding peptidyl-prolyl cis-trans isomerase FKBP14 produces MRLFLWNAVLTLLVTCLSGALIPEPEVKIEVLQKPFICHRKTKGGDLMLVHYEGYLEKDGSLFHSTHKHNNGQPVWFTLGILEALKGWDQGLKGMCVGEKRKLTIPPALGYGKEGKGKIPPESTLIFNIDLLEIRNGPRSHESFQEMDLNDDWKLSKNEVKVYLKKEFEKHGAVVNESHHDVLVEDIFDKEDEDKDGFISAREFTYKHDEL; encoded by the exons ATGAGGCTTTTCTTGTGGAATGCAGTCCTGACACTGTTAGTAACTTGTTTGAGTGGGGCTCTCATCCCAGAACCAGAAGTGAAGATTGAAGTTCTCCAGAAGCCGTTTATCTGCCATCGCAAGACCAAAGGAGGGGATTTGATGTTGGTCCACTATGAAGGCTACTTAGAAAAGGACGGCTCCTTATTTCACTCCAC TCACAAACATAACAATGGTCAGCCTGTTTGGTTCACCCTGGGCATCCTGGAGGCTCTCAAAGGTTGGGACCAGGGCTTGAAGGGAATGTGtgtaggagagaagagaaagctcACCATTCCTCCTGCCTTGGGCtatggaaaagaaggaaaag GTAAAATTCCCCCAGAGAGTACACTGATATTCAACATTGATCTCCTGGAGATTCGAAATGGACCAAGATCCCATGAGTCATTCCAAGAAATGGATCTTAATGATGACTGGAAACTCTCTAAAAATGAG GTTAAAGTGTATTTAAAGAAGGAGTTTGAAAAGCACGGTGCAGTGGTGAATGAAAGTCATCATGATGTTTTGGTAGAGGATATTTTTGATAAAGAAGATGAAGACAAAGATGGATTTATATCTGCCAGAGAATTTACATATAAACACGATGAATTATAG